A genomic segment from Diadema setosum chromosome 11, eeDiaSeto1, whole genome shotgun sequence encodes:
- the LOC140235236 gene encoding uncharacterized protein, with translation MLAFRMHSSMCALNFILLVLWIAHLLSVSADSPMGQMMPLQHNCCHLKETSRGIKAYCNHCHLTSVPQDLPNRTITLDLSNNLISQLQNNSFTHLWNLMTLSLRENVIIHIEIAALTPLINLETLSLSGNKLTEIHYGLFDSNKNLTSLNLRNNLLTSVPITAMKDLSKLEILDLSKNSIQLFDFQSVSRWKRVTDILLAGNDISVIPKHAFFPLQNNSMHILDLSSNKITEIIPGIFSDLTTVNRLIVDNNNINKFEVLAFMGNLQIEKLSLYGTMLKEVIPMNKSTCNRLPIPHILNIELSGNRISDIPHYAFWGFHHTVSLKMEQNRITGLANTSFCGLHSLQSLDISGNRISFLPLDAFHCNKNLLHLKISHNEILIFHPDSFAQLSKIQHLNLSYNMLHTFKNRPWPIKTLLTLDISFNSLDKLPRSLFAGVPNLKVLNVSHNKITQYSPFVFAQTPHLQELYLTSEVYSYLCEVFRNLSKLQILELSHTKLRMNSTYQFTGAVSLEELGLRYNNLVSESLFDNKTNNSLFADQAVLERLYLQGNSLNNMEPGTFSSLTNLKSLDISDSEIYTLKPGLFQNLTSLTTLYLRGNQIQEPSVHALYGLHSLRNLFFEKSSVRFLPLTLFNDTPHLLKLFLFENRITTILPNTIFPTTMRVLDLSQNPLSCTCNLAWFRKWVELSNVVFRQPNKTVCSRSSFESLVDHPFLIFNPEEFCSLNVTLIVSVSLVLIMVGYVAIVVYYKRWWFRYRLYLLKLAILGYEEVEDNQQIEDYRYQLNVMFSDGDEDWVDDVMRPAMEEKFPQFESILWGDDYLHIGMYLVDAIHHALENSYKTVLVISNQSVEEPWFMTKLRMAVEHINETNLDKIVLIFKEDLEENQLPYLVRLFLSANRPYLKWEEDEYGQDLFWAKLEKNFRSNKVINDAIPV, from the coding sequence ATGCTTGCATTCAGAATGCATTCCTCAATGTGTGCTCTGAATTTCATTCTACTGGTGCTGTGGATAGCACACCTGCTGTCAGTGTCAGCTGACTCCCCAATGGGCCAGATGATGCCTCTCCAACACAATTGTTGCCACTTGAAGGAGACCAGCCGAGGTATCAAGGCCTACTGCAACCACTGCCATCTGACGTCAGTTCCCCAAGACCTCCCTAACAGGACCATCACTTTAGATTTATCAAACAACCTTATATCACAACTTCAAAACAACTCCTTTACACACCTCTGGAATCTAATGACCTTAAGTTTGAGGGAGAATGTCATCATTCATATAGAAATTGCTGCTCTCACACCTCTTATCAATCTTGAAACATTATCTCTTTCAGGAAATAAGTTGACTGAAATTCATTATGGGCTATTTGATTCTAATAAGAATCTCACTAGCTTAAATTTACGAAATAATTTGTTAACTTCTGTGCCTATAACAGCAATGAAAGACTTATCAAAGTTAGAGATACTTGATCTGTCAAAAAATTCAATACAATTATTTGATTTTCAGTCTGTCTCCCGCTGGAAGAGAGTAACTGACATACTCTTGGCAGGGAATGATATTAGCGTCATTCCTAAACATGCTTTTTTCCCCCTACAAAATAACTCAATGCATATTTTAGACCTCAGTAGTAACAAAATCACTGAAATAATACCTGGAATATTCTCTGACCTTACAACTGTTAATAGGCTTAtcgttgataataataatattaacaaaTTTGAAGTGCTGGCATTTATGGGTAACTTACAGATTGAGAAACTGTCACTATATGGTACTATGCTCAAGGAAGTAATTCCAATGAACAAGTCTACATGCAATAGACTTCCCATTCCTCACATACTGAACATTGAGTTGAGTGGTAATAGAATTTCTGATATCCCCCATTATGCATTTTGGGGTTTCCATCACACAGTAAGTCTTAAAATGGAGCAGAACAGGATCACAGGTCTTGCAAACACATCTTTTTGTGGACTTCATTCATTGCAGAGCCTGGACATATCTGGAAATCGCATTTCCTTTCTGCCATTGGATGCATTTCACTGCAATAAAAACCTTCTCCATTTAAAGATTTCccataatgaaattttgatattccatCCCGACTCCTTCGCACAGCTGTCTAAGATACAACACCTTAATCTCTCCTATAACATGCTTCACACCTTCAAAAACAGACCCTGGCCCATTAAAACTCTGCTCACTCTAGACATCTCTTTTAACAGTTTAGATAAACTTCCTCGAAGCTTGTTTGCAGGAGTCCCAAATCTCAAAGTTCTGAATGTGTCCCACAATAAGATCACACAATATTCTCCTTTTGTATTTGCACAAACACCACATCTGCAAGAACTGTATCTGACCTCAGAAGTCTACTCTTACCTATGTGAAGTTTTTCGTAATTTGAGTAAACTACAAATACTGGAATTGTCACATACGAAACTTAGAATGAATTCCACATATCAATTCACAGGAGCTGTATCACTAGAAGAACTTGGTTTACGTTATAACAATTTAGTAAGTGAAAGTTTgtttgacaacaaaacaaacaactccCTGTTTGCTGATCAAGCAGTGCTTGAGAGGCTTTACCTGCAGGGAAATTCCTTGAACAACATGGAACCTGGAACCTTTAGTTCACTGACAAACTTGAAATCCTTGGATATCTCTGACTCTGAAATTTACACACTGAAACCAGGACTGTTTCAAAATTTGACTTCCTTGACAACATTGTATCTCAGGGGAAACCAAATTCAAGAGCCATCCGTACATGCCCTGTATGGTCTCCACAGTCTCAGAAATCTTTTCTTTGAAAAGAGTTCAGTTAGGTTTTTGCCGCTCACTCTATTCAATGACACACCTCATCTTCTCAAATTATTTCTATTTGAGAATCGCATCACAACCATACTTCCTAATACAATATTTCCCACAACAATGCGCGTTCTAGACTTATCACAAAACCCGCTCTCATGCACATGCAATTTAGCCTGGTTTAGAAAGTGGGTCGAGCTAAGCAATGTTGTCTTTAGGCAACCAAATAAGACAGTTTGCTCAAGATCATCATTTGAATCTTTAGTCGATCATCCTTTTCTAATCTTCAATCCTGAAGAATTCTGCAGCTTAAATGTGACTCTAATAGTATCAGTTTCCTTGGTCCTTATCATGGTGGGATATGTAGCTATAGTCGTTTACTATAAGCGCTGGTGGTTTCGCTACCGGCTCTATCTCCTGAAGCTAGCCATCTTGGGATATGAGGAAGTGGAGGACAATCAACAAATAGAGGACTATAGGTACCAGCTTAATGTCATGTTCTCTGATGGGGATGAAGACTGGGTCGACGATGTCATGAGACCAGCAATGGAAGAAAAATTTCCCCAGTTTGAAAGCATTCTCTGGGGTGACGACTATCTTCACATTGGTATGTACTTAGTAGATGCCATCCATCATGCCCTGGAAAACAGCTACAAGACTGTTCTTGTGATCAGCAACCAGTCGGTGGAGGAGCCATGGTTTATGACCAAGCTGCGCATGGCAGTAGAACACATTAACGAAACCAATTTGGAcaaaattgttttgattttcaaGGAGGATTTGGAAGAAAACCAACTTCCTTATCTTGTGCGGCTCTTCCTGAGTGCTAACAGACCATACTTAAAATGGGAAGAGGATGAATATGGACAGGACTTGTTCTGGGCAAAGCTTGAGAAGAACTTTAGATCAAACAAGGTAATAAATGATGCCATTCCAGTATAG
- the LOC140235210 gene encoding toll-like receptor 8 gives MHSLMCALSSMIPVLWVAFLLSVSADFSTDQMAPPQHNCNMVNTSRGIKVYCNKRHLKSVPQDLPNRTIALDLSRNLISQLQNNSFVHLWNLITLNLQKNVINYIENAAFTPLIHLEILCLSKNRLTKLHPGLLNSNRNLTRVDLGNNLFKAAPITAMNDLARLETLILMKNFIQSLDFQSAIHWKKITNIDLSLNNITSIPHHAFFPLQNNSIGSLDFTRNKITEVLPEVFSDLTSVDWITLNGNQINKFEVLAFMGNLKIKKLSIYGTFLQEIIPLNMSTCERVPIPHILNIDLGSNWISDIPQNAFCGFYHTLSLSIQLNKITNIANASFCGLHSLQILDISENHISALSLGAFSCNENLLHLNISHNKIVTLHPNSFLQLSMIQHFNLSCKDRPWTIKTLLTLDLAFNNLGKLSHNVLGGVPNIKVLDVSHNGITVYSPVAFAQTPHLQELYLNSQGHSYLAEVFREMTDLQILDLSYTKLNMNSTYQFTGATSLRKLRLRFNNLESESLFDNKTNHSLFAGQAMLERLYLKGNSLNRMEIGTFSSLKNLKTLDISDSKINVLKPGLFQNLSSLTTLYLSGNQIQEPSVHALYGLHSLGSLFFEKSSVRSLPLTLFNDTPHLFNLFLSENQLTTIALSTIFPTPMHLDLSHNPLSCMCDLAWFRNWVELSSVVLMQPNKTICSRSSFETLVNHPFLLFDPEEFCSLNVTLIVSVSLVLIMVGYVAIVVYYKRWWFRYRLYLLKLAILGYEEVEDNQQIEDYRHQLNVMFSDGDEDWVNNVMRPAMEERFPQFESILWGDDYLHIGMYLVDAIHHALENSYKTVLVISNQSVEEPWFMTKLRMALEHINETKLDKVVLIFKEDVEDDQLPYLVRLFLSANRPYLKWEEDEYGQDLFWAKLEKNFRSNRVINNAIPA, from the coding sequence ATGCATTCCTTAATGTGTGCTCTAAGCAGCATGATACCGGTGCTGTGGGTGGCATTTCTGCTGTCAGTGTCAGCTGACTTCTCAACAGACCAAATGGCGCCTCCCCAACACAACTGTAACATGGTGAATACTAGCCGAGGCATCAAGGTCTACTGCAATAAACGCCATCTGAAGTCAGTTCCACAAGACCTCCCAAACAGGACCATTGCTTTAGATTTATCACGCAATCTTATATCACAACTTCAAAATAACTCCTTTGTACACCTCTGGAATTTAATCACCTTAAATTTGCAGAAGAATGTCATCAATTACATAGAAAATGCTGCATTTACACCTCTCATTCATCTTGAAATATTATGTCTTTCAAAAAATAGGTTGACAAAACTTCATCCTGGGCTGCTAAATTCTAACAGGAATCTCACTCGTGTAGATTTAGGCAATAATTTGTTTAAAGCTGCACCAATAACTGCAATGAATGATTTAGCAAGGTTAGAGACactaattttgatgaaaaattttaTACAATCACTTGATTTTCAGTCTGCTATACATTGGAAGAAAATAACCAATATAGATTTGTCATTGAACAATATTACATCCATTCCTCATCATGCATTTTTCCCCCTACAAAACAACTCCATTGGCTCTTTAGACTTCACTCGAAACAAAATCACTGAAGTATTACCTGAGGTATTCTCTGACCTTACAAGTGTTGACTGGATTACCCTTAACGGGAATCAAATTAACAAATTTGAAGTGTTGGCATTCATGGGTAACTTGAAGATTAAGAAACTGTCAATTTATGGCACTTTTCTCCAGGAAATAATTCCATTAAACATGTCTACATGTGAAAGAGTTCCCATTCCTCACATACTGAACATTGATCTGGGCAGCAACTGGATTTCTGATATCCctcaaaatgcattttgtggtTTCTATCACACATTAAGTCTTTCAATACAGCTGAACAAGATCACAAATATTGCAAATGCATCTTTTTGTGGACTTCATTCATTGCAGATCCTGGACATTTCTGAAAATCACATTTCCGCTCTGTCACTGGGTGCATTTTCCTGCAATGAAAACCTCCTCCATTTGAACATTTCCCACAATAAAATTGTCACATTACATCCCAACTCCTTCCTACAGCTTTCTATGATACAACACTTCAATCTTTCCTGCAAAGACAGACCCTGGACCATTAAAACACTGCTTACTCTAGACCTCGCTTTCAACAACTTAGGTAAACTTTCTCACAATGTGTTAGGGGGAGTCCCAAATATCAAAGTTCTAGATGTGTCCCATAATGGGATTACAGTATATTCTCCTGTTGCATTTGCACAAACACCACATCTTCAAGAGTTGTATCTGAACTCACAAGGCCACTCTTACCTTGCTGAAGTTTTCCGAGAGATGACTGATTTACAAATACTGGATCTGTCATACACGAAACTTAATATGAATTCCACGTACCAGTTCACAGGAGCTACATCACTGCGAAAGCTCCGTTTGCGTTTCAACAATTTAGAAAGCGAAAGTTTGTTTGATAACAAAACTAACCATTCTTTGTTTGCTGGTCAAGCAATGCTTGAAAGGCTTTACCTGAAAGGAAATTCCTTGAACAGAATGGAAATTGGAACCTTCAGTTCACTAAAAAACCTGAAaactttggatatctctgactCGAAGATTAATGTACTGAAACCAGGACTGTTTCAAAATTTGTCCTCCCTGACAACATTGTATCTCAGTGGAAACCAAATTCAAGAACCATCTGTGCACGCTCTGTATGGTCTCCACAGTCTTGGATCTCTTTTCTTCGAAAAGAGCTCAGTTAGGTCTCTGCCACTCACACTGTTCAATGACACACCTCATCTCTTCAACTTATTTCTGTCAGAGAATCAACTCACCACCATAGCTCTCAGTACAATATTCCCTACACCTATGCATCTAGACTTATCACATAACCCACTCTCATGTATGTGCGATTTAGCTTGGTTCAGAAACTGGGTTGAGCTCAGCAGTGTTGTCCTTATGCAACCAAATAAGACGATTTGCTCAAGATCCTCTTTTGAAACTTTAGTCAATCATCCTTTTCTACTCTTTGATCCTGAAGAATTCTGTAGCTTAAATGTGACACTCATAGTTTCAGTTTCCTTGGTCCTTATTATGGTGGGATATGTGGCTATAGTTGTATACTATAAGCGCTGGTGGTTTCGCTACCGGCTCTATCTCTTGAAGCTAGCCATCTTGGGCTATGAGGAAGTGGAGGACAATCAACAAATAGAGGACTATAGGCACCAGCTTAATGTCATGTTCTCTGATGGGGATGAAGACTGGGTAAATAATGTCATGAGACCAGCAATGGAAGAAAGATTTCCCCAGTTTGAAAGCATTCTCTGGGGTGACGACTATCTTCACATTGGTATGTACTTAGTAGACGCTATCCATCATGCCCTGGAAAATAGCTACAAGACTGTTCTTGTGATCAGCAACCAGTCGGTGGAGGAGCCATGGTTTATGACCAAGCTGCGCATGGCCTTAGAACACATTAACGAAACCAAATTGGACAAAGTTGTCCTGATCTTCAAGGAGGATGTCGAAGATGACCAACTTCCTTATCTTGTGCGGCTCTTCCTGAGTGCTAACAGACCATACTTAAAATGGGAAGAGGATGAATATGGACAGGACTTGTTCTGGGCAAAGCTTGAGAAGAACTTCAGATCAAACAGGGTAATAAATAATGCTATTCCAGCATAG